In Pseudoalteromonas sp. '520P1 No. 423', the following proteins share a genomic window:
- a CDS encoding RNA polymerase sigma factor translates to MSKIGFQKQLPQAVIDKAINGDMVALETVYLTYADACFSLAFRISQDQALAQDIVQEAFIKVINKIGNFKNEGSFAGWIRRLVVNETINRVKSQSILRLVVQDEVEEPASKDLFDFNWLIICQDLDE, encoded by the coding sequence ATGTCGAAAATAGGATTTCAAAAACAGCTACCTCAAGCCGTAATTGATAAGGCTATCAATGGGGATATGGTGGCCTTAGAAACGGTTTATCTTACTTATGCAGATGCGTGTTTCAGTTTGGCTTTTAGAATAAGCCAAGATCAAGCGTTAGCACAAGATATCGTGCAAGAAGCTTTTATAAAAGTAATAAATAAAATTGGTAACTTTAAAAATGAAGGCTCATTTGCAGGGTGGATCAGAAGACTTGTGGTGAATGAAACTATTAATCGTGTTAAATCACAAAGCATTTTACGATTAGTCGTTCAAGATGAGGTTGAAGAACCTGCTTCAAAAGATTTATTTGATTTTAATTGGCTAATTATTTGCCAGGATTTAGATGAATGA
- a CDS encoding tetratricopeptide repeat-containing sulfotransferase family protein yields MTQDILALHRTAQIALNKSDIKAAHSALIALLRLNPNHADAYFLLAMVNLKIGQLKKAIALITKALSFDKQDEYLAQLAKCYAISGDLKNALKCTLSVDIQNIKSALIADTFAVALSHTEHHQQAILFFKHALNLDNTKAQFHYNYGVSCKFIGDFKTAELAFENAITINPAHYQAHFALSDIGNISKDKNHIYRLKIAFDKQTHPDGLLHLGHALAKEFECLGDYEKAFYYLEKSKNNKLKHSNYYFLEYQKLFDHIKSISKQPITNKGCDTKEPIFILGMPRSGTTLVERIISSHDLVTSAGELQDFGMSIKELTQTKSNKVLDVETITAAYDLDFEKLGNAYLNRTRTVTGETAHFIDKLPFNFFYVDLIKRALPNAKIICLLRNPMDTCIGNYRQLFTINNPYYGYSLDLNTTTKFYSEFHQLAHHFQLQNNPNFKLLSYEDLVANPTDKIKEIIKFCDLPWQQSCLEFHTNRAPVSTASKVQVREPINNKALGRWKKYQNNTLEAQSILKQQGIAF; encoded by the coding sequence ATGACTCAAGATATTTTAGCACTTCATCGCACAGCGCAAATTGCACTTAATAAGTCTGATATAAAAGCGGCACATAGCGCTTTAATAGCTTTATTAAGGTTAAATCCAAATCATGCCGATGCCTATTTTTTATTAGCTATGGTTAATCTTAAAATTGGTCAGTTAAAAAAAGCAATCGCACTAATTACTAAAGCGCTGTCATTTGATAAACAAGATGAATACTTGGCGCAACTTGCTAAATGTTACGCAATATCAGGAGATTTAAAAAATGCACTTAAATGTACATTAAGTGTAGATATACAAAATATAAAATCAGCTCTAATCGCTGATACTTTTGCAGTTGCTTTAAGCCATACAGAGCATCATCAACAAGCCATTTTATTTTTTAAACACGCCTTAAATCTCGATAATACTAAAGCACAATTTCATTACAATTATGGTGTATCTTGTAAATTCATTGGTGATTTTAAAACTGCAGAACTCGCTTTTGAAAATGCCATAACAATCAATCCTGCGCATTATCAAGCACACTTTGCTTTAAGTGATATCGGCAATATCAGTAAAGATAAAAACCATATATATCGTTTAAAAATAGCATTTGATAAACAAACTCACCCCGATGGGTTATTACATTTGGGCCATGCCTTAGCTAAAGAATTTGAATGTTTAGGTGATTATGAAAAAGCTTTTTATTATTTAGAAAAAAGTAAAAACAACAAATTAAAGCACAGCAATTATTACTTTTTAGAATATCAAAAATTATTTGACCATATAAAATCTATTAGTAAACAACCTATTACAAATAAAGGCTGTGATACCAAAGAACCTATTTTTATTTTAGGCATGCCACGCTCAGGTACAACGCTAGTAGAGCGTATCATTTCAAGTCATGATTTAGTGACTTCAGCGGGAGAACTTCAAGATTTTGGTATGAGTATAAAAGAACTCACACAAACCAAATCAAATAAAGTGCTAGATGTAGAAACCATTACAGCAGCTTATGATTTAGACTTTGAGAAACTAGGCAATGCCTATTTAAATAGAACACGCACTGTAACAGGTGAAACAGCACATTTTATTGATAAACTACCATTTAACTTTTTTTATGTCGACCTAATCAAACGTGCTTTGCCAAATGCCAAAATTATATGTTTATTGCGTAACCCTATGGATACCTGTATCGGTAATTATCGACAATTATTCACAATAAATAATCCATATTACGGCTATTCTCTTGATCTTAATACTACGACAAAATTTTACAGTGAGTTTCATCAATTAGCCCATCACTTTCAATTACAAAATAACCCTAACTTTAAGTTGTTAAGCTATGAAGATTTAGTTGCTAACCCAACCGATAAGATAAAAGAAATCATAAAATTTTGTGACTTACCTTGGCAACAAAGCTGCTTGGAATTTCATACCAATAGAGCACCTGTTTCTACTGCAAGTAAAGTACAAGTGCGCGAACCAATTAACAATAAAGCGTTAGGGCGTTGGAAAAAATATCAAAATAATACACTTGAAGCCCAATCTATTTTAAAGCAACAAGGTATTGCATTCTAA
- a CDS encoding PDZ domain-containing protein — MNVTKFTTLFICLIMFTFNNALAQNYTQDSKVLLKNLQRKIIHTLLYVSENEVNAGKKMHDFSYNLSLPANQHFNLGLVIGPYNSGLGYEVISVTPGSEAEEQGIKVHDYITEINQIAVEKLPTSEILNVLYKLKADQNLTLGIKSGNDFKTISPKLSVIDVPRVFFNVGARLDNVANQHYPENSCGRVTVHIRPPSSMGSFGAFSFRRIDNRGVSYELNTAKLSAGKHQIDFARSIFNGDAVFEKLAPIEIDIQPNKRYFVAEKIINGTRKIVNWRTETDECINN, encoded by the coding sequence ATGAATGTAACAAAATTTACAACATTATTTATATGCTTAATAATGTTTACATTTAATAATGCATTAGCTCAAAACTATACCCAAGATTCAAAAGTATTATTAAAAAATCTACAGCGAAAAATTATACATACTTTACTTTATGTCTCTGAAAATGAAGTTAATGCGGGTAAGAAAATGCATGATTTTAGCTATAATTTATCATTGCCTGCAAATCAGCATTTTAATTTAGGTTTGGTAATTGGTCCATATAACTCTGGATTGGGTTATGAAGTGATTTCAGTGACGCCAGGCAGTGAAGCTGAGGAGCAAGGGATTAAAGTACATGATTATATTACTGAAATAAATCAAATTGCAGTTGAAAAGCTACCAACCAGTGAAATCTTAAATGTTTTATATAAATTGAAAGCAGATCAGAATCTCACCTTAGGTATTAAATCTGGAAATGATTTTAAAACTATATCTCCTAAGTTATCTGTTATTGATGTGCCAAGAGTTTTTTTTAATGTAGGAGCTCGATTGGATAATGTTGCCAATCAACATTATCCAGAAAATTCCTGTGGCAGAGTAACTGTACATATTAGGCCTCCTTCATCAATGGGTAGCTTTGGAGCCTTTAGTTTTAGGCGAATCGACAATCGTGGAGTGTCATATGAATTGAATACAGCAAAATTGTCAGCAGGAAAGCATCAAATCGATTTTGCGCGATCTATTTTTAATGGTGATGCTGTATTTGAAAAACTGGCACCAATTGAAATCGATATACAACCTAATAAACGTTACTTCGTAGCGGAGAAAATAATAAATGGAACACGTAAAATCGTAAATTGGCGCACTGAAACAGATGAATGTATCAATAATTAA
- a CDS encoding PDZ domain-containing protein, with protein MLLLDKKDYINFGLLFELNNNKNGYDVTQVDSGSVADRLGVKVKDTILEINGSKLANFNKREVLKIFSDLTINQTLSLALNSNGKFKNLTTVLEGLHVPKINLSLGEFAENACGIEPISDIPQHF; from the coding sequence TTGTTATTATTAGATAAAAAAGATTATATTAACTTTGGATTACTATTCGAATTAAATAATAATAAAAATGGCTATGATGTAACACAAGTCGATTCAGGAAGTGTAGCCGATAGGCTCGGAGTTAAAGTTAAAGATACAATACTAGAAATAAATGGCAGCAAACTTGCTAACTTTAACAAAAGAGAAGTATTAAAAATATTTAGTGATTTAACTATAAATCAAACACTAAGTTTAGCTCTTAATTCAAACGGTAAATTTAAAAACCTAACTACTGTACTTGAAGGGTTACATGTTCCAAAAATCAACTTGTCTTTAGGCGAGTTTGCTGAAAATGCGTGTGGAATAGAGCCTATATCCGACATTCCGCAGCATTTTTAG
- a CDS encoding TonB-dependent receptor: protein MFKLNVISLAIASSIAIPITTQAAEVGADKSIEVIQISATRRKGTVQEAPLNITALDGDVMKDQNISELADVARWVPGLTVTDQGGRSGSPIIVRGLNTNSSGPGSDGGTVATYINEIPVSIDMRLTDVERVEVLIGPQGTLYGAGTLGGAIRYMLKAPQLDITTGEVYSDLFSVNESDSTGGEAGFIFNLPLIEDQLAVRASLNVYDDPGFIDYSYVVKEGGVSLPDPDWTNNTVVNENLKKVKDANGEQTTTARISVRWQPTDWLDTTINYFHQKQDTEGRSIVHNNALNPSNVLNQVLGEYESAYRYEEPREKEDSLLSLEIKADLGFAELVSATGLSAFEADGQRDQTDLLIRLDYGYEEFPSFSAFTRELSDDNSITQEIRLVSQNESALSWIVGGYYNKNETDGSSKEFTPHYDEFLGGSRPDDLEYYSVDRSETTEKAIFGELGYAVNEKLNITLGARFYDYKVWAESAVDFPLANTIFSGEAPDAINLEFKENKASDDGSLFKFNANYQFTNDVMAYATVSEGFRIGGSNGLAPCPDPLPEGTQKGCGKPDEMLYTPDITTNYELGFKSTWFKNKLHFNAALFNVDWEDAQIAGATEVGQLPYTSNAGSANAKGVEISSRAIVSDKMTAYATYAYTQAELTSDAPYLFNKDGSDGAEPGDRLPGSAENQFSLGLNYQTEVMNDKMLDVNYGITAQSDVISKVGLHDNAETLPGFALSNLSAKVSADAWAVTFYVNNLFDKYTYTSVRRDRADITSANGANIQRNYGHFVNRPRTLGLKFNYQFEL, encoded by the coding sequence ATGTTTAAACTAAATGTGATCTCTCTGGCTATTGCCAGTTCAATTGCCATACCAATAACAACTCAAGCAGCAGAAGTTGGTGCTGATAAATCAATTGAAGTAATTCAAATTTCAGCAACCAGACGTAAAGGCACGGTCCAAGAAGCACCACTGAATATTACCGCTTTAGACGGTGATGTAATGAAAGATCAAAATATCAGTGAACTTGCCGATGTTGCGCGTTGGGTACCAGGTTTAACTGTCACAGATCAAGGCGGTCGTTCCGGTTCACCTATCATCGTACGTGGTTTAAACACCAACTCATCAGGTCCTGGTTCTGACGGCGGCACAGTTGCAACTTACATCAATGAAATTCCAGTATCCATTGATATGCGTTTAACCGATGTAGAACGTGTTGAAGTATTAATTGGCCCACAAGGCACACTTTACGGAGCGGGTACTTTAGGTGGCGCAATTCGCTATATGCTAAAAGCGCCGCAGCTAGATATCACCACAGGTGAAGTATATTCAGATTTATTTTCAGTCAATGAGAGTGATAGTACAGGTGGCGAAGCAGGCTTTATTTTTAACCTGCCACTCATTGAAGATCAATTGGCTGTGCGTGCCAGTTTAAATGTTTATGACGATCCTGGTTTTATTGATTATAGCTATGTTGTAAAAGAAGGTGGTGTATCACTACCAGATCCTGATTGGACAAATAACACAGTAGTTAATGAAAATTTAAAAAAAGTGAAAGATGCGAATGGCGAACAAACAACAACGGCACGTATATCTGTGCGTTGGCAACCAACCGATTGGCTTGATACGACAATAAATTACTTTCATCAAAAACAAGATACTGAAGGTCGCTCAATTGTTCACAATAATGCATTAAACCCAAGTAATGTTTTAAATCAAGTGCTTGGGGAATACGAGTCTGCATATCGTTATGAAGAACCTAGAGAAAAAGAAGACTCATTACTAAGCCTAGAAATAAAAGCAGATCTTGGCTTTGCAGAGTTAGTATCTGCAACAGGTTTATCGGCATTTGAAGCTGATGGACAGCGGGACCAAACAGATTTACTTATTCGACTCGATTATGGTTACGAAGAGTTTCCATCATTTTCGGCATTTACAAGAGAGCTCAGCGATGATAACTCTATCACTCAAGAAATTCGTCTAGTTTCTCAAAATGAATCAGCACTAAGTTGGATTGTTGGCGGATATTATAATAAAAATGAAACGGATGGTTCTAGTAAAGAATTCACACCACATTACGATGAGTTTTTAGGAGGCTCTCGCCCTGATGATTTAGAGTATTACTCTGTTGATCGCAGTGAAACAACAGAGAAAGCCATTTTTGGTGAGCTTGGTTACGCAGTAAACGAAAAGCTTAATATTACCTTAGGGGCACGCTTTTATGATTATAAAGTCTGGGCTGAGTCTGCTGTCGATTTTCCATTAGCAAATACGATTTTTAGCGGTGAAGCACCTGATGCCATTAATTTAGAATTTAAAGAAAATAAAGCCTCAGATGACGGCAGTTTATTCAAATTTAATGCGAACTATCAATTTACGAACGATGTTATGGCATATGCAACTGTTAGTGAAGGCTTTAGAATTGGCGGTTCCAATGGTTTAGCTCCCTGCCCAGATCCATTACCTGAAGGCACTCAAAAAGGCTGTGGCAAACCGGATGAAATGCTCTATACCCCTGATATTACAACAAACTATGAACTAGGCTTTAAAAGTACTTGGTTTAAAAATAAACTACATTTTAATGCTGCTTTATTTAATGTAGATTGGGAAGATGCGCAAATAGCTGGCGCGACTGAAGTGGGTCAATTACCATATACTTCAAATGCGGGTAGTGCCAATGCAAAAGGGGTCGAAATTTCATCTCGAGCAATCGTAAGTGATAAAATGACAGCCTATGCAACTTATGCTTATACGCAAGCTGAGCTTACCAGTGATGCGCCATATTTATTTAATAAAGATGGCTCTGATGGAGCAGAGCCAGGCGATAGATTGCCTGGCTCTGCAGAAAATCAATTCTCATTAGGTTTAAATTATCAAACCGAAGTGATGAATGACAAAATGCTAGATGTTAATTACGGTATTACAGCACAAAGCGATGTGATCTCAAAAGTAGGCTTACATGATAATGCTGAAACCTTACCTGGTTTTGCTTTAAGTAACTTATCAGCAAAAGTATCAGCGGATGCATGGGCTGTTACTTTTTATGTGAACAACTTATTCGATAAATATACCTACACATCGGTAAGACGTGATCGGGCAGATATTACATCAGCAAATGGTGCCAATATTCAAAGAAATTATGGACATTTTGTAAATCGTCCTCGCACCCTGGGATTAAAATTTAACTATCAGTTTGAATTATAA
- a CDS encoding transposase, producing MLAQQCLEEIIHTKFGCKSLKIATIVFIHTHARNGCYNPHLHIILGEGGFNGNKSQWLQFTFLDYVPLRLLWQKQLLNFINTEFGELNGLVDKLWRDHPKVFSAHLGNNKKVPTKHYKGLLRYLTKYLASPPIGVSRITAYDNGQVTYYYKSHRTKAIQYECLDVEAFIGRMVHHILPKGFQRVKYYGLQATASFKKWYEVIARIAVDLVDAMVSYVNRLRYADFFE from the coding sequence ATGTTAGCGCAGCAATGTTTAGAGGAGATAATACACACTAAATTTGGCTGTAAGTCGTTAAAAATCGCTACGATTGTCTTTATTCATACGCACGCAAGAAATGGTTGCTATAATCCACACTTACATATTATTTTGGGTGAAGGTGGATTTAATGGTAATAAATCGCAATGGCTTCAATTTACTTTTTTAGATTACGTACCATTACGATTATTATGGCAAAAACAGCTGCTCAACTTTATCAATACCGAATTTGGTGAGCTTAATGGGTTGGTTGATAAGCTATGGCGTGATCACCCTAAGGTTTTTTCCGCCCATCTGGGTAATAATAAGAAAGTGCCAACAAAACATTATAAAGGTTTATTACGGTACTTAACTAAATACCTCGCTTCCCCACCGATAGGGGTCTCAAGGATAACGGCTTATGATAATGGGCAAGTAACATATTACTACAAGTCACATCGCACGAAAGCAATTCAATATGAATGCTTAGATGTTGAGGCATTCATAGGCCGAATGGTACATCATATACTACCGAAAGGTTTTCAGCGAGTAAAGTATTACGGATTACAGGCAACAGCGAGTTTTAAAAAATGGTATGAAGTGATAGCCCGTATTGCTGTAGATTTGGTTGATGCGATGGTAAGTTATGTAAACCGATTGAGATACGCAGATTTTTTTGAATAA
- a CDS encoding complement resistance protein TraT, giving the protein MRTFINKATKLTAVALVLSMFTGCAAMHTAVKKRNLDVQTKMSETVFLDPVSADKRTVFLQLRNTSDKQDFKLDNQITAAIQNKGYTVVQDPDKAHYWIQANILKVGKSDLREQQNMLAGGYGSAIVGAAVGAQFGSNSGQVGMGLIGAGIGLIGDAMVDDTYFLMTTDLQISEKAKKSVVVTEKNNAALKQGTSGHKTVTSTETVNRKKFQTRIVSSANKVNLDFAEAQPHLVNGLVNSISGLL; this is encoded by the coding sequence ATGAGAACATTTATCAACAAAGCAACGAAATTAACGGCTGTAGCATTAGTATTATCTATGTTCACAGGTTGTGCAGCCATGCATACAGCAGTAAAAAAACGTAATCTTGATGTGCAAACAAAAATGAGTGAAACCGTCTTTTTAGATCCAGTTTCAGCTGATAAGCGCACTGTTTTTTTACAGTTAAGAAATACTTCTGATAAGCAAGATTTTAAACTCGATAACCAAATAACAGCAGCAATTCAAAACAAAGGTTATACCGTTGTTCAAGATCCGGATAAAGCACACTATTGGATTCAAGCTAACATTCTGAAGGTAGGAAAATCAGATTTAAGAGAGCAACAAAATATGTTGGCTGGTGGTTATGGCTCAGCTATTGTGGGTGCAGCAGTTGGCGCTCAATTCGGCAGTAATAGCGGTCAGGTTGGTATGGGGCTAATTGGTGCGGGTATTGGCTTGATAGGTGATGCAATGGTTGATGATACCTACTTTTTGATGACAACTGACCTACAAATTTCTGAAAAAGCCAAAAAAAGTGTAGTGGTAACTGAAAAGAATAACGCAGCTCTTAAGCAAGGTACATCAGGTCATAAAACTGTTACAAGTACAGAAACCGTTAATCGTAAAAAATTCCAGACTCGTATAGTGTCAAGTGCTAATAAAGTGAATCTTGATTTTGCTGAAGCGCAACCACACTTGGTTAATGGCTTAGTAAACTCTATTTCAGGTTTGTTATAA
- a CDS encoding TonB-dependent receptor — MSKLKMSKLHLAISAGLLSSGLGIAPMALAQESKVKADEVEVIEVKGIRGSVVKSINTKRYATSVVDAVTAEDIGKFPDQNVAESLQRITGVSISRNFGEGERISIRGTTESQNRTLLNGQAVGSADWWTNSAASRGFNYTMLPSEIVSGLEVYKSPEADIDEGSIGGTVIVRTRKPLDLEANKIAGSVLAQYSEVSGETDPQLSGMYSWKNDEETIGALISVVRQQRNLRRDGIESWSWAKRDIKMADGTVHEDVYSSGGGGSAMFLQERVRTGLNFTLQYRPTDALDITFNALDSALEANNENQNFLWLPGYGGSEYTDITLTEHSKVGTMATAGTFGLSPDGNNILDETKVRNSKLKTQSYDLKVEHEGEVWNSSIHLGYTKGSGGSSEDRSVGWEGNYVHSYDISSTEDIKTSYGADPADGKNWDLGFLRYDSNDAKDDEGYVQLDFDRAIDVSVFSNIKFGVKYRDHSRFNTKHTTDAKTDLNWSLDDYSLGIPSDYQSSIGSNGTLKDYAITDSDKVRREGDALDWDYRVLKASTFDINEKITAGYAKATIDVEGMRGNIGVRLVQTQQSSGAYEGASGSEVWVVKDKDYFDVLPSINLAIDLDDDLVLRLAAARVMSRPDYNSMTASTSYNLETQTGTGGNSDIDPYRATQFDAGVEWYFSEAGIFSAAFFHKDIQSFIDRPAAFEIHEGVEVRISRPVNGKGGTIQGLELGFQQELYQGFGVSANYTFVDGEAKNSAGEDITIPGNSEHTVNLSSYYENETLSGRISYNYRSGYDSGFDWPGYIDAYGQVDANITYNVNENLAVVLEAINLTNEHTFSYQAKGVEQALTGVYADGRRYVAGVRFNF, encoded by the coding sequence ATGTCAAAGTTAAAAATGAGTAAGCTACATTTAGCGATCAGTGCAGGGTTATTAAGTTCAGGGTTAGGAATTGCGCCTATGGCTTTAGCACAAGAATCAAAAGTAAAAGCAGATGAAGTAGAAGTAATTGAAGTAAAAGGGATCAGAGGCAGCGTTGTAAAATCTATCAATACAAAACGCTATGCAACTTCAGTTGTTGATGCTGTTACCGCTGAAGATATTGGTAAATTTCCTGATCAAAATGTCGCGGAATCATTACAACGTATCACTGGCGTTTCTATTTCTCGTAACTTTGGTGAAGGTGAACGAATTAGTATTCGTGGCACAACAGAAAGTCAAAACCGTACATTATTAAATGGCCAAGCTGTTGGTTCTGCAGATTGGTGGACAAACTCTGCGGCTAGTCGTGGTTTTAACTACACTATGTTGCCTTCGGAAATCGTATCTGGCCTTGAAGTATATAAATCACCAGAAGCTGATATTGATGAAGGTTCAATTGGTGGTACGGTAATAGTACGTACACGAAAACCACTCGATTTAGAGGCTAACAAAATTGCGGGTTCCGTACTTGCGCAATACAGTGAAGTATCAGGTGAAACCGATCCGCAACTTTCTGGTATGTATAGCTGGAAAAATGATGAAGAAACTATCGGTGCGTTAATCTCTGTTGTGCGACAACAGCGTAACCTGCGTCGTGATGGTATTGAATCATGGAGTTGGGCGAAACGTGATATTAAAATGGCTGATGGCACTGTGCATGAAGATGTATATAGCTCTGGCGGTGGTGGTTCTGCTATGTTTTTACAAGAACGTGTTCGCACAGGTTTAAACTTTACCCTGCAATACCGCCCGACTGATGCATTAGATATTACATTTAATGCGTTAGATTCTGCTTTAGAAGCCAATAACGAAAACCAAAACTTCTTATGGCTCCCTGGTTACGGTGGTTCTGAATATACAGATATTACTTTAACTGAGCACAGTAAAGTGGGCACTATGGCCACAGCTGGTACATTTGGTTTATCTCCTGATGGCAATAATATTCTTGATGAAACAAAAGTACGTAACTCAAAATTAAAAACACAATCTTATGACTTAAAAGTAGAGCACGAAGGTGAAGTGTGGAATTCGAGTATTCACTTAGGTTATACCAAAGGTAGCGGCGGTTCATCGGAAGACAGAAGTGTTGGTTGGGAAGGTAATTATGTTCATAGCTATGATATTTCATCTACTGAAGATATCAAAACGAGCTATGGTGCTGATCCTGCTGATGGCAAAAATTGGGACTTAGGTTTCTTACGTTACGATAGTAATGATGCAAAAGATGATGAAGGTTACGTACAGTTAGATTTTGATCGTGCGATTGATGTATCTGTATTTAGTAACATTAAATTTGGTGTTAAATATCGTGACCATTCTCGTTTTAATACCAAACACACAACAGATGCTAAAACAGATTTAAACTGGAGTTTAGATGATTATTCTCTTGGAATACCATCTGATTATCAAAGTAGCATAGGCTCAAATGGTACGTTAAAAGATTATGCAATTACTGATTCTGATAAAGTACGCCGCGAAGGTGATGCACTAGATTGGGATTATCGCGTACTAAAAGCCAGTACGTTTGATATTAATGAAAAAATTACAGCGGGTTATGCAAAAGCGACAATCGACGTTGAAGGCATGCGCGGTAATATAGGTGTTCGTTTAGTGCAAACACAACAATCATCAGGTGCATATGAAGGCGCTTCTGGTAGTGAGGTTTGGGTTGTAAAAGATAAAGACTACTTTGATGTATTACCAAGCATTAACTTAGCAATCGATTTAGATGATGATTTAGTTTTAAGGCTTGCAGCTGCACGTGTTATGTCTCGACCTGATTATAACTCTATGACCGCATCAACATCATATAACCTTGAAACTCAAACCGGTACAGGTGGTAACTCTGATATTGACCCATATCGTGCAACACAGTTTGATGCCGGTGTTGAATGGTACTTTAGCGAGGCTGGCATTTTCTCTGCAGCGTTTTTCCATAAAGATATTCAATCATTTATTGACCGCCCTGCTGCTTTTGAAATCCATGAAGGCGTAGAAGTACGTATTAGCCGACCTGTAAATGGTAAAGGCGGTACTATTCAAGGTTTAGAGCTTGGTTTTCAACAAGAACTTTATCAAGGGTTTGGTGTATCGGCTAATTATACATTCGTAGATGGAGAAGCTAAAAATTCAGCTGGTGAAGATATCACTATCCCTGGTAACTCAGAGCATACTGTTAACTTAAGCTCTTATTATGAAAATGAAACGCTAAGCGGTCGTATTTCTTACAACTACCGCAGTGGCTATGATTCTGGTTTTGATTGGCCTGGTTACATTGATGCTTATGGTCAAGTTGATGCCAATATTACTTATAACGTGAACGAAAACCTTGCTGTTGTTTTAGAGGCGATTAACTTAACGAATGAGCATACATTTAGCTACCAAGCAAAAGGTGTAGAGCAAGCTTTAACAGGTGTATATGCTGATGGTCGCAGATATGTAGCAGGTGTTCGTTTTAACTTTTAA
- a CDS encoding transposase zinc-binding domain-containing protein, whose protein sequence is MNFKGIKNKLKRFKAIFSDHWSAFVAKHARYNCAYYQREITKMLDCGSEATGFAVFECLSCGQGQHKVHFSCKGKVCPQCGKCYARESMTKIAVRLLPGVSYRQVVLTLPAQLRTKFYNHPQ, encoded by the coding sequence ATGAACTTCAAAGGAATAAAAAATAAACTCAAACGATTTAAAGCTATCTTTAGTGATCACTGGTCAGCTTTTGTGGCTAAACATGCTCGTTACAATTGTGCGTATTATCAACGTGAAATAACAAAGATGCTTGATTGTGGTAGTGAAGCGACAGGGTTTGCAGTTTTCGAATGTCTATCATGTGGTCAGGGACAACATAAAGTTCATTTCAGTTGTAAAGGGAAAGTCTGCCCACAGTGTGGTAAGTGCTACGCACGAGAAAGTATGACGAAAATAGCAGTACGTTTACTTCCTGGTGTGAGTTATCGACAAGTTGTCTTAACCTTACCTGCACAGCTAAGAACTAAATTCTATAATCATCCCCAATAG
- a CDS encoding transporter substrate-binding domain-containing protein — MVDNENRRKIALLVPYKKDSEYIFVIRTQSSDIKRYDDFKGLNVGVTKDTLYFKRFDTDKNMKKIEVKDIKTGVKLLVKERLDVVITAEEIFNSSIKELDIADT, encoded by the coding sequence TTGGTAGATAACGAAAATCGTAGAAAAATCGCTTTATTAGTCCCTTATAAAAAAGACTCTGAATATATCTTTGTGATCCGCACCCAATCTTCAGATATTAAAAGGTATGATGATTTTAAAGGGCTAAATGTTGGGGTAACAAAAGATACGCTATATTTTAAACGTTTTGACACAGACAAAAATATGAAAAAAATTGAGGTTAAAGATATCAAAACAGGAGTAAAGCTATTGGTTAAAGAACGCTTAGATGTAGTGATCACAGCGGAAGAAATTTTTAATAGCTCAATTAAAGAATTAGATATAGCTGATACGTAA